Proteins encoded in a region of the Flavobacterium sp. MDT1-60 genome:
- a CDS encoding transketolase encodes MKPNTQQLSDLTIQVRRDILRMVHAVNSGHPGGSLGCTEFLVTLYQNIMERKEGFDMDGIGEDIFFLSNGHISPVFYSVLARSGYFPVSELATFRLLNSRLQGHPTTHEGLPGVRIASGSLGQGLSVALGAAQAKKLNGDNHLIYTLHGDGELQEGQNWEAIMYASAKKVDNLIATIDVNGKQIDGTTDEVLPMGSIRAKFEAFDWDVLEIKEGNNIDAILAGLTDAKSRTGKGKPVCILLYTEMGNGVDFMMHTHAWHGKAPNNDQLASALAQNYSADQIDY; translated from the coding sequence ATGAAGCCTAACACACAACAATTAAGCGATTTAACTATCCAAGTAAGAAGAGATATTCTTCGAATGGTACATGCTGTCAACTCAGGACACCCAGGTGGTTCACTAGGTTGTACTGAATTTTTGGTAACCTTATACCAAAATATTATGGAGCGCAAAGAAGGTTTTGATATGGACGGAATTGGAGAAGACATCTTTTTCCTTTCAAATGGTCATATTTCTCCAGTATTTTACAGCGTTTTAGCACGTAGCGGTTATTTCCCTGTTTCAGAACTTGCAACTTTCCGATTATTAAATTCTCGTTTACAAGGACACCCAACAACTCACGAAGGGTTACCTGGAGTGCGTATAGCTTCTGGATCATTAGGACAAGGTTTATCTGTAGCTCTTGGAGCAGCTCAGGCAAAAAAATTAAATGGAGACAATCATTTGATCTATACTTTACACGGAGATGGTGAATTACAAGAAGGTCAAAACTGGGAAGCGATTATGTATGCTTCTGCTAAAAAAGTAGACAACCTTATTGCAACTATAGACGTTAACGGAAAACAAATTGACGGAACAACTGACGAAGTTTTACCAATGGGAAGTATTCGCGCTAAATTCGAAGCTTTTGACTGGGACGTTCTTGAAATTAAAGAAGGAAACAACATTGACGCTATCCTTGCAGGTTTAACAGATGCTAAATCAAGAACCGGAAAAGGAAAACCAGTTTGTATCTTGTTATATACTGAAATGGGTAACGGAGTAGACTTTATGATGCATACACATGCATGGCATGGTAAAGCACCAAACAACGATCAGTTGGCAAGTGCTTTGGCTCAAAACTATTCTGCAGATCAAATCGATTACTAA
- the tgt gene encoding tRNA guanosine(34) transglycosylase Tgt: MKFDLLQKDSQSKARAGSITTDHGVIETPIFMPVGTVASVKGVHQRELKEDINPDIILGNTYHLYLRPQTEILEKAGGLHKFMNWDRNILTDSGGYQVYSLSNNRKIKEEGVKFKSHIDGSYHFFTPENVMEIQRTIGADIIMAFDECTPYPCDYRYAQRSMHMTHRWLDRCINHLDKVPYKYGYEQTFFPIVQGSTYKDLRRQSAEYIANSGQQGNAIGGLSVGEPAEEMYAMTEVVCEILPEDKPRYLMGVGTPINILENIALGIDMFDCVMPTRNARNGMLFTANGTINIKNKKWEADFSPIDEMGHTFVDTEYTKAYLRHLFAANEYLGKQIATIHNLGFYMWLVREARKHILAGDFRPWKEMMVKNMSQRL; the protein is encoded by the coding sequence ATGAAGTTTGATTTATTACAAAAAGATTCGCAATCGAAAGCGAGAGCGGGAAGTATTACTACAGATCATGGCGTAATTGAAACGCCTATTTTTATGCCTGTTGGTACAGTGGCTTCGGTAAAAGGAGTGCATCAGCGTGAATTGAAAGAAGATATTAATCCAGATATTATTCTTGGGAATACATACCACTTATATTTACGCCCGCAGACTGAAATTCTTGAAAAAGCCGGCGGATTGCATAAATTCATGAACTGGGATCGTAATATTTTGACTGATTCTGGAGGATATCAGGTATATTCTCTTTCGAATAATAGAAAAATCAAGGAAGAAGGAGTTAAGTTTAAATCGCATATTGACGGTTCATACCACTTTTTTACTCCGGAAAATGTAATGGAAATTCAGCGTACTATTGGTGCTGATATTATAATGGCTTTTGATGAGTGTACGCCATACCCTTGTGATTACAGATATGCGCAGCGTTCAATGCATATGACACACCGTTGGTTAGATCGTTGTATCAATCATTTAGATAAGGTTCCTTATAAATATGGTTACGAACAAACGTTTTTTCCGATTGTTCAGGGAAGTACTTATAAAGATTTGCGTCGTCAGTCGGCAGAATATATTGCGAATTCGGGTCAACAAGGAAATGCTATTGGTGGATTATCAGTAGGAGAGCCTGCGGAAGAAATGTACGCAATGACCGAAGTAGTTTGCGAAATTTTGCCAGAAGATAAGCCTCGTTATTTGATGGGAGTTGGAACTCCAATTAATATTTTGGAAAATATTGCGTTAGGAATTGATATGTTCGACTGTGTTATGCCAACGCGTAACGCCAGAAACGGAATGTTGTTTACAGCAAACGGAACCATCAATATCAAAAATAAAAAATGGGAAGCTGATTTTTCTCCAATTGATGAAATGGGACATACTTTTGTAGATACTGAATATACAAAAGCTTATTTACGTCACTTATTTGCTGCCAACGAATATTTAGGGAAACAAATTGCAACGATTCATAATCTTGGTTTTTATATGTGGTTGGTTCGTGAAGCCAGAAAACATATCTTAGCAGGAGATTTTAGACCATGGAAAGAAATGATGGTTAAAAATATGAGCCAAAGACTATAA